A window of the Pseudomonadales bacterium genome harbors these coding sequences:
- a CDS encoding RidA family protein, whose protein sequence is MSIERVETGQRMSRIVIHNHTVYLCGQVAADANADIQQQTRTMLDKVDTLLERAGSDREHLLSATIYIRDMKDFAAMNEVWDAWVPEGYAPARACVEARMARPEILVEISVVAALKN, encoded by the coding sequence ATGAGTATTGAGAGAGTTGAAACCGGGCAACGTATGAGCCGCATAGTTATCCATAATCATACGGTCTATCTATGCGGTCAGGTGGCAGCGGACGCTAATGCTGACATTCAGCAACAGACACGGACCATGTTGGATAAGGTGGATACGTTGCTGGAAAGGGCAGGCAGTGATCGAGAACATCTGTTATCGGCAACAATTTATATTCGTGACATGAAGGATTTCGCTGCGATGAATGAGGTGTGGGATGCCTGGGTTCCAGAGGGATATGCACCGGCTCGAGCCTGCGTTGAAGCACGTATGGCGCGGCCAGAAATATTAGTTGAAATCTCAGTAGTTGCGGCCCTTAAGAACTGA